DNA sequence from the Marinilongibacter aquaticus genome:
TCCAGTCGTTCTTCGGAATCTAAAATCCCTGAAGCATGCAGACACTACTAAAAGAAAAGTTGTGGGCGTTTATCGTCCACAACAATCCCGAATTGATGTTCAATTTGCAGGAAGACTATTCGGTGACCAACTATCTGGATTCAAAAGTAAAGGATATTATGCCTTTGGCGGAACAATTACTTTCTGAAAACCGACCCGGATATGTTGTGGAAGAATTATGTCTGGAGCAGATGACTGAAGAGCTTAAACCTTCCCGTTACCACTACCTCCTTTCAATACTTGAGGAAGAATTTACTGACGACTATGAGCGGTTACGGGAAAGCGGGACGCTCACCTATGAAGTCGTCAACCTGATTGCTTACTGCAAGGACATTTTTGATGGATACGGATTTAATACAGCAAATGAAAATGACAGGGAGCTACGATATACCGCCATCGGACAGGTACACGAGTATCTGAGTTAACTACCAATACGAAAAAGCCCGTCATCAAGTGAAGGTGACGGCTTTACAGCCATAAAGGAATTGTGAGAATGAAAAATGTGTGGATATGGCTTACAATATTTCAGAAAAACTACAGGACAATATCAAGGCGATCCGAATCGCCCTGAGCCATCAAGACGGAAAGGAACTAAGTCCGGATGAAGTCTCCAACCTGAAAAAATTCTCAGGTTTTGGAGGCATTAAGGCTATCCTATACCCTTATGGTACTCGGGAAGAATGGTCAGCTAATGGGGCAACCAAAGAAGACCTGAAACACCATGCAGGGATTATGGAGCTTCATGACCTGCTAAAGGAAAATTACAGTGAAACTCAATATCGGGAAATTATTTCTTCCTTGCGCAATAGTGTGCTGACCGCCTTTTATACCCCACAGATAGTTCCGGAAACTTTATATACTGTCCTAAAAAATCAAAACCTGCAACCCAAACGATTATACGAACCTTCATCAGGTTCCGGCATTTTTATCAGTGAAGCTGTAAAGGCTTTTCCTGAGTTGGAACAGATCACCGCCGTAGAGAAAGATACCCTTTCCGGATTGGTACTCTCTGCTATCAACGGTACACTGCCTGTTCCGGCAGAGACCCATATTACCGGTTTTGAAGAAGCTCCTAGTACGGATAATTCCAGCTATGACCTTATCGTCAGCAATATTCCGTTCGGTAATTTTTCGGTATATGATGAGGCGTATCCTGATAAAGAACTCTCCGGAAAAATACATAATTACTTTTTTGCTAAAGGACTGGACAAACTGGCTGATGGCGGTCTTATGGCTTATATTACCACGGATGCTTTCCTAAATAGCCCGTCCAATGAAAAAGCGAGGGAATACCTATTTGGCAAATCGGATTTTATAAGCCTGTCCGTTATGCCCGACAACCTGATGAAGGATACCGGCAATACCGAAGCTCCCAATCACCTGCTGATTGTTCAAAAGAATGCAACAAAAGATACCCTATCCGAAGAAGAAGTGCTACTAATTACTACCGTACCATTAGAGAATGAATACGGAACCTACCCTAGCAATAGCTATATTCAACAGCATCGGGACATCATTACGGGCAATATCCTCAAACCGGGTAAAAATCAATACGGACAGGCACACGAAACCGTATGGCAGCAAGGCGACCTCAATGCCATTCGTAAAAAACTTGGACAGACGATTACCGAAGGTTTTACTACCCGTTTAAATCGGGAGCGTTATTTCCAAAGTCAATCCCTACCAAAAGAAAAACAGGAATTTATTGGCAGGAAGCTCACCTATCTTCCGATGCCTGAGAATAAACCAGAAACCGTTTCTGTGCAGTTAGGGCTTTTTGATACGGCACCGGCAGAACAAATCAACCGTGCCATAGCCTATATCAACCCTTTGGATGCAACCGTCGTTCGAAAAGAAAGTGCACGGATGATCAGTACCATTCGTACTACTGATAACCCTATACACGAGAGTATTGTACTCTTGGCAGCCAAACAACAAAAATCCAATCGCTACCTGTATAAACTGTATTCCAACGTCAAGGAGATTGATCATTTCTCCGCCAATTGGATGGATGCTCGCTTATTGGGGCATGAACTGCAAAACCTGTCCGGGGAGTTACAAGGATTCGGCCATGCATTTACCTATGAGGGAGACCAAACCTTAGAAGGGATATTTCAATTAAACGGTCGGGCAGCACGTCCCTTTACTGATATACAACCCTTTCATAAAGAAGGTACGCTAACCGTTTATCAGGGACAAGTGGGTACACTTTCCGAAATCGATGGTGATTTTAAAAATGCGGTGTTCCAACCCCTGGGGATGCAAACCGACAAACGTTTCTATGAAAACTATACCAACCTTCGGGATCAGTACCTGGAAATCTCCGAAAAAGAAAACACAGGAACTTCGGTTCCCCAAACCGAACGGGATGAGTTGAACCAGCGTTATGACCAGTTTATTTCCCAATACGGGCAGTTAAATAGCCAAGGTAACCGTAGACGCATATTGGAAGATACCGCTTTCGGTTTGACCATGTTATCCTCTTTGGAACGCAGGGAAGGTGAACGCTTTGTCAAGTCCGATATGCTGACCGCTACTGCTCATGAATCCACAAAACGTTTTGTCACCGATGACCCGATTGAAGCCTTGGCACACAGCCTGAATGATACCGGAAAGGTAGATATTGGTTTTATCAGCGCAGCCATGGGACTGGAGGAACCGGAAACCATTGCTCGTTTGGGCGAACATATCTATCTGAACCCTGTAAGCAAAGACTGGGAAACCGCAGATCAGTTCCTGAGTGGAAATGTGGTTGAAAAATTACGACAGGCAAAACAACAAGTAGGTGCTGAAAATGATATCCCACAAGCACAGCGAAGCCTAAACGCTTTGGAAAAAGTTCAACCCGAACGCATCCCTTTTGAGCTATTGGATTTTAACCTGGGCGAACGCTGGATTCCCGTGAGCTATTACGAACGTTTTGCTGCGGAACTTTTTGAACAACATACGGATATCAACTATTTCCCTTCCCTGGATGCCTTTAAGGTAACCACCGGGATGAATACCAAAGTAGCCCGGGAATTTGCGGTTACCCCGAAAAGCGGACGGACCACCTACGGTTATACCTTACTGGAACATGCCCTGGAAAATACAACCCCGTTCTTTACCTATGAAGTATCCGTTGGGGATGGCAAAAGCATACGGGTTCCCGATAATGAAGCCATTCAACTGGCACACCAAAAGATCGACCAGATACGCAACGGTTTTATAGACTGGTTAAAGGAACTGCCGGATACCGATAAAAAGCATATCGAAAACCTGTATAACGATACTTTCAATTGTTATGTGCTCCGTGAATTTGATGGTAGTCACCTGAACTTTCCAGGACTGGACAAAAAGGCTTTGGGCATTGAAGATTTGTACAGCAGTCAGAAAAATGCTGCCTGGCGCATCATCCAAAACAGGGGCGCACTTATCGATCACGAAGTGGGATTGGGCAAAACGCTCACCATGATCGTTTCCGCTCAGGAAATGAAACGGCTCGGTATTGTACAAAAACCGATGATCCTTGCCCTGAAAGCCAATGTTAATCAAATTGCGGAAACCTATCGCAAAGCCTATCCCCATGCCCGTATATTGTCCCCGGGACAAAATGATTTTACCCCGGCAAAAAGACTGCGCTTATTCCATGAAATCAAAAACAACAACTGGGACTGTATTATCCTGACCCATGACCAGTTCGGTAAAATACCGCAGTCTCCGGAAATGCAGCAACATATCTTCCAGACGGAACTGGATCATATCGAGCGTGACCTGAATACCGTCAGGGAGTTGGGCGGGGCAATTTCCAAAAAGATGCTCAAAGGGCTGGAAATCCGCAAGAACAACCTGGAAGGAAAATTAAAAACGATACTCAAGGATATTGAAGAAAAGAAAGATACCGGCATCAACTTTAAGGAAATGGGCGTTGACCATTTGTTTGTGGACGAATCCCATAAGTTCAAAAACCTGACCTTCACTACCCGTCATAACCGGGTGGCCGGACTGGGGAATATGGCAGGCAGCCAAAAGGCGCTTAACATGCTTTTTGCCGTGCGCACCTTGCAGGAGCGTTTCAATTCCGATCTATGTGTGACCTTCTTATCAGGTACACCCATTTCCAACAGCCTGACGGAAATGTACCTTCTTTTTAAATACCTGCGACCTAAAGAAATGGAACGTCAGCGTATTGAGAATTTTGACGGCTGGGCAGCAGTGTTTGCCCGTAAAACCACCGACTTTGAGTTTAGTGTGACCAATGAGATCATTGCCAAAGAACGCTTCCGTCATTTTATCAAAGTCCCTGAACTGGCTTTGTTCTATAACGAGATTACCGATTACAAAACCGCCAAACACATCAACCTAGATAAACCGGAACTGAGTGAAACCCTGGTCAATATTCCGCCTACACCGCAGCAATCGGCCTTTATTAAAAACCTAATGCAATTCGCCAAGACCGGGAATGGAGAACTGATTGGGCGTGGCAGGCTTACCCCCGAAGAAGATAAAGGGCGTATGCTTATAGCAACCAACTACGCCAAGAAAATGGCAGCCGATATGCGATTGGTAGATGACTGGAAATACGGAGACCATCCGGATAACAAGGTGAACACCGCAGCAAGAAAGATCGCTGAAATTTATCACCACACCCAACTCCATAAAGGGACGCAGATTGTCTTTTCAGATATCGGTACCCCAAAACCGGATCGGTTTAATATCTATGATACCCTGAAGGAAAAACTGGTTAGGGATTTCCATATCCCTGCCACGGAAGTCACTTTTATTCACGACTGGACGGATCGCAAGAAACCGGAGCTGTTCCGTAAGATGAACCGGGGTGAAATCCGCATCCTCCTTGGAAGTACGGAAAAAGCAGGAACCGGTTTAAATGTACAGGAGCGTGTGGTAGCGATGCATCACCTGGATATTCCCTGGAAGCCTTCGGAACTGGAACAACGCAACGGCCGTGGGGCTAGACAGGGTAACCGTATCGCCAAAGAACATTACGGCAATCAGGTACAGAATTTTGTCTATGCCGTGGAGCAATCGCTGGACAACTACAAATTCAACCTACTTAAAAACAAGCAGACCTTCATTTCCCAAATGAAGAACAGCGAACTGAATGTCCGTACCATTGATGAAGGGGCTGTAGATGAAAAAAGCGGTATGAACTTCTCCGAATACATTGCCATCCTTTCAGGGGACACTTCCCTTCTGGAAAAAAGCAAACTGGAAAAAAAAGTGGCGGTGATGGAAAGCCTGAAGCATTCCCATTTCCGTGAACTCACCCGTCATAAATACCAGTTGGAAAAACTGCAAAACGATCATGCTTCCACGGAAAAAACACTTGGAAAACTCTCTGCCGATGCAGCCGTGTATAAAGACCGTCTCCAAATGACCAAGGAAGGTACTAAAGCCAATCCCATTCAATTGGACGGAATAGCAGGTCGGGACAGTGAAGCTATTGGTAAACATATTATCCGGTTGTATCAAAACTGGAAGCCACAATCTGGGCAGCACGAAGAAAAAATTGGTAACCTGTACGGTTTTCAGTTGCACATCCGCAGACAACAGGAAGCCTACGAAGAAAACGGATTGTTTGAATACCGGTATTCCAATAGCTTCTATGCGCAAAGAGAAAGTGAGGGGATCAAATATACCTACAATAACGGGTTACCCAATACGGATAATCCGAAACTGGCAGCACGGCATTTTTTAAATGCCATTGACCGGGTGGAGCATCTTAAAGAACGGTATGAACGTAACCTTTCCAATCTAAAAACAGAGCTTCCCAAGATTGAGAAACTCACCACCAAACCTTTTACCAAGGAGAGCGAACTGCGGGAACTGAAAACGGAACTCGCTAACCTGGAACGGCAGATCGCTATTAAAATTCAGGAAAACCAGTTAAAGCAACACCAACCCAATGAACCGGATGAAGAACAAACCCCGGTTATAAACCTCAGGGAACATCAAACCAACGGGCATGCCGTGAAAGAAACCGTGGTAGCTGCTTCGGCATCGGAGCGTCCCCGTAGCAGGATGCGATTGTAACATTAAAAAAGAAACGTATGGCAAATAGTGTATATCAGGTCAATAAAGGAATTAACCGCAGTATTGAATTTAAGGGATTAAAAGCCCAATACATTTGGTATTTAGGGGGAGGTGTGGTGGGATTGCTCATCGTATTTGCCATCATGTATATCATCGGGCTTCCCACATTGGTATGTATCGGTATCATTCTCGGCTCAGGCACCTTGCTGGTGATGAAGATCTACCGCATGAGCCATCAATACGGGGAACACGGACTTATGAAAACCCTGGCACGAAAACAGGTTCCCAAAGCAATCCGTTCCAGAAGCCGCAGGGCTTTTTTAAAACGATAAAAAAATTAAGTAACAACTCGGTAAATACTATAAGAATGGAAAAAATGTTGGAGGATCTATTACCGATTATGGATGTGGAACACGACTGCATCCTGAGCAAACAAGGCGATGTCACCGTCGTGTTTAAAGCAGACCTGCCGGAGATCTTTACCCTTTCCGATCAGGAATATGAAGCTTTTCATCAGGCCTGGGTAAAAGCCATTAAGGTATTGCCCAAATTCAGTGTACTGCATAAGCAGGATTGGTTTCTGCAAACCGGGCATCAACCTGATTTTACCAAAGCAGATACCAGTTTTTTAAGCCGGGCAAGTGAGCGCTTTTTTAATGAACGCCCCTTTCTGGATCATAGCTGTTATATCCTGCTGACCAAAAAACCGGATAACCGCAAAACCGCAACTTCTGCCTATTCCAGCCTGTTGCGCAGAAGCATCGTTCCGGAAGAAACGCTGAAACCCTCCTTGTTACAGGATTTTTTGGACTGTACCGGTCAGTTCAAGCGTATCATGGAAGATAGCGGCTTTGTGAAACTGACCCGGTTACGGGAAAAGGAACTTTGGAGTGGCAAACGGACAATGGGTATCATTGAAAAGTACTGCTACCTGTCCGAGCGCAATGACCAGTATCTATTGGGAGACTTCAATTTCCAGGAAGGTTTACAGGTAGGTTCCAAGCATTGCCAGCTTTACACCCTGGGGGATGCTGCCGACCTGCCGGCACTTTGTGGAAGTCGCATCAATTACGACAAGTATAGTACAGACAAAACCAAATTCAGTATCGGCTTTGCCTCTACGCTGGGTCAATTACTGCCCTGTAATCACATTTACAATCAGTACCTGTTTATCGAGGATGCCCAGAAGACGATCACTAAGCTGGAATCCAAAAGGCTACGATTGCAATCCTTGTCTGCTTACAGCCGGGAAAACATGATTGCAAGAGATGCTACCAATGATTTTTTAAATGAAGCCATCAGTCAGCAACGCCTCCCGGTAAAAGCCCATTTTAATGTACTGGTATGGACGGAAGATAAGGAAGAACTCAAAGACCTGAAAAACAAAGTCTCCTCCGCATTGGCACAAATGGATGCGGTAGCCAAACAGGAAACCATCGGTGCCCCTCAGATTTTCTGGGCAGGTATTCCGGGCAATGCCGCTGATTTTCCCATGAACGATACCTTCGACACCTTTGCCGAACAGGCTACATGCTTCCTGAATCTGGAAACGGGTTACCGTACTTCCTTAAGTCCTGTAGGGATTCGTCTGGGAGATCGCATGACGGGCAAACCCGTGCATGTGGACATTAGCGATGAACCTATGAAAATGGGGATTTGCACCAACCGGAACAAGTTTATACTAGGCCCCTCCGGGAGTGGAAAATCCTTTTTTACCAATCACATGGTACGCAGCTATTACGAGCAGAAAACGCATATCGTACTGGTGGATGTAGGACATAGCTATAAGGGCTTGTGTGATATGGTCAACGGCTACTATTTCACCTATAGTGAAGAAAACCCGATCCGTTTCAACCCTTTCTTTATTGGTGAGGGTGACCACCTGGACACGGAAAAGAAAGAAAGTATCAAAACACTGCTGCTCGCTCTTTGGAAAAAGGATGATGAAGCCTTCAAACGCAGCGAGTATGTAGCGCTTTCCAATGCCATTACCGGATACTACCAGCACCTTGAGAAGAATCCATCGGTGTTTCCTTGTTTCAATAGTTTTTATGAATTCCTGAGGGATGAGTATGTAACGGTACTTCAACAGGATCGGGTAAAAGACCGGGATTTTGATATGGATAATTTCCTGTATGTACTCCGCCCGTATTACCAGGGCGGAGAATTCGATTACCTGCTCAATGCTACGGAAAACCTGAACCTTTTACAGGAAAGATTTATCGTTTTTGAGCTGGACAATATCAAAGATCATCCCATCCTCTTCCCGGTAGTGACCATCATTATCATGGAAGTCTTTATCAACAAGATGCGCAAAATGAAAGGCATCCGAAAGATGATCTTAATTGAAGAAGCATGGAAAGCCCTGATGAAAGAAGGTTTTGCGGAATACATCAAATACCTCTTTAAAACAGTACGGAAATTCTTTGGGGAGGCTATCGTGGTGACCCAGGAGGTGGAGGATATTATTTCTTCCCCGGTGGTCAAGCAGGCGATCATTAATAACAGCGATTGTAAAATA
Encoded proteins:
- a CDS encoding helicase-related protein, with protein sequence MAYNISEKLQDNIKAIRIALSHQDGKELSPDEVSNLKKFSGFGGIKAILYPYGTREEWSANGATKEDLKHHAGIMELHDLLKENYSETQYREIISSLRNSVLTAFYTPQIVPETLYTVLKNQNLQPKRLYEPSSGSGIFISEAVKAFPELEQITAVEKDTLSGLVLSAINGTLPVPAETHITGFEEAPSTDNSSYDLIVSNIPFGNFSVYDEAYPDKELSGKIHNYFFAKGLDKLADGGLMAYITTDAFLNSPSNEKAREYLFGKSDFISLSVMPDNLMKDTGNTEAPNHLLIVQKNATKDTLSEEEVLLITTVPLENEYGTYPSNSYIQQHRDIITGNILKPGKNQYGQAHETVWQQGDLNAIRKKLGQTITEGFTTRLNRERYFQSQSLPKEKQEFIGRKLTYLPMPENKPETVSVQLGLFDTAPAEQINRAIAYINPLDATVVRKESARMISTIRTTDNPIHESIVLLAAKQQKSNRYLYKLYSNVKEIDHFSANWMDARLLGHELQNLSGELQGFGHAFTYEGDQTLEGIFQLNGRAARPFTDIQPFHKEGTLTVYQGQVGTLSEIDGDFKNAVFQPLGMQTDKRFYENYTNLRDQYLEISEKENTGTSVPQTERDELNQRYDQFISQYGQLNSQGNRRRILEDTAFGLTMLSSLERREGERFVKSDMLTATAHESTKRFVTDDPIEALAHSLNDTGKVDIGFISAAMGLEEPETIARLGEHIYLNPVSKDWETADQFLSGNVVEKLRQAKQQVGAENDIPQAQRSLNALEKVQPERIPFELLDFNLGERWIPVSYYERFAAELFEQHTDINYFPSLDAFKVTTGMNTKVAREFAVTPKSGRTTYGYTLLEHALENTTPFFTYEVSVGDGKSIRVPDNEAIQLAHQKIDQIRNGFIDWLKELPDTDKKHIENLYNDTFNCYVLREFDGSHLNFPGLDKKALGIEDLYSSQKNAAWRIIQNRGALIDHEVGLGKTLTMIVSAQEMKRLGIVQKPMILALKANVNQIAETYRKAYPHARILSPGQNDFTPAKRLRLFHEIKNNNWDCIILTHDQFGKIPQSPEMQQHIFQTELDHIERDLNTVRELGGAISKKMLKGLEIRKNNLEGKLKTILKDIEEKKDTGINFKEMGVDHLFVDESHKFKNLTFTTRHNRVAGLGNMAGSQKALNMLFAVRTLQERFNSDLCVTFLSGTPISNSLTEMYLLFKYLRPKEMERQRIENFDGWAAVFARKTTDFEFSVTNEIIAKERFRHFIKVPELALFYNEITDYKTAKHINLDKPELSETLVNIPPTPQQSAFIKNLMQFAKTGNGELIGRGRLTPEEDKGRMLIATNYAKKMAADMRLVDDWKYGDHPDNKVNTAARKIAEIYHHTQLHKGTQIVFSDIGTPKPDRFNIYDTLKEKLVRDFHIPATEVTFIHDWTDRKKPELFRKMNRGEIRILLGSTEKAGTGLNVQERVVAMHHLDIPWKPSELEQRNGRGARQGNRIAKEHYGNQVQNFVYAVEQSLDNYKFNLLKNKQTFISQMKNSELNVRTIDEGAVDEKSGMNFSEYIAILSGDTSLLEKSKLEKKVAVMESLKHSHFRELTRHKYQLEKLQNDHASTEKTLGKLSADAAVYKDRLQMTKEGTKANPIQLDGIAGRDSEAIGKHIIRLYQNWKPQSGQHEEKIGNLYGFQLHIRRQQEAYEENGLFEYRYSNSFYAQRESEGIKYTYNNGLPNTDNPKLAARHFLNAIDRVEHLKERYERNLSNLKTELPKIEKLTTKPFTKESELRELKTELANLERQIAIKIQENQLKQHQPNEPDEEQTPVINLREHQTNGHAVKETVVAASASERPRSRMRL
- a CDS encoding DUF4133 domain-containing protein, with protein sequence MANSVYQVNKGINRSIEFKGLKAQYIWYLGGGVVGLLIVFAIMYIIGLPTLVCIGIILGSGTLLVMKIYRMSHQYGEHGLMKTLARKQVPKAIRSRSRRAFLKR
- a CDS encoding TraG family conjugative transposon ATPase, whose product is MEKMLEDLLPIMDVEHDCILSKQGDVTVVFKADLPEIFTLSDQEYEAFHQAWVKAIKVLPKFSVLHKQDWFLQTGHQPDFTKADTSFLSRASERFFNERPFLDHSCYILLTKKPDNRKTATSAYSSLLRRSIVPEETLKPSLLQDFLDCTGQFKRIMEDSGFVKLTRLREKELWSGKRTMGIIEKYCYLSERNDQYLLGDFNFQEGLQVGSKHCQLYTLGDAADLPALCGSRINYDKYSTDKTKFSIGFASTLGQLLPCNHIYNQYLFIEDAQKTITKLESKRLRLQSLSAYSRENMIARDATNDFLNEAISQQRLPVKAHFNVLVWTEDKEELKDLKNKVSSALAQMDAVAKQETIGAPQIFWAGIPGNAADFPMNDTFDTFAEQATCFLNLETGYRTSLSPVGIRLGDRMTGKPVHVDISDEPMKMGICTNRNKFILGPSGSGKSFFTNHMVRSYYEQKTHIVLVDVGHSYKGLCDMVNGYYFTYSEENPIRFNPFFIGEGDHLDTEKKESIKTLLLALWKKDDEAFKRSEYVALSNAITGYYQHLEKNPSVFPCFNSFYEFLRDEYVTVLQQDRVKDRDFDMDNFLYVLRPYYQGGEFDYLLNATENLNLLQERFIVFELDNIKDHPILFPVVTIIIMEVFINKMRKMKGIRKMILIEEAWKALMKEGFAEYIKYLFKTVRKFFGEAIVVTQEVEDIISSPVVKQAIINNSDCKILLDQSKYQNKFDQIQELLGLTEKEKALVLSVNKANDPARKYKEVFISLGGMLSKVYRTEVSVEEYLAYTTEQTEKVKLMEYAAKFGGDIRKGIAAMAEDLKLKK